A window of Ascochyta rabiei chromosome 6, complete sequence genomic DNA:
GTCTCGGTAGAAATTGACTTGCGACGTTGCGACCTTTTGCGACCAGGTGTTTCGACGAATCCCGGGTTCTCTGGTTTCCTGCGCATGCATGTCAGCCGCCATTGTCGATCGTAGGGCTTCTCCACGTCTTAGTGGACCGTCTGAACTCACCTGGGGGTGTAGCCCGCCTGCGATCGCGTAACTCGTTGCGACATGGCTAGGGTTGTGGCGACGCGTTCCTGACTTCAGGGGTAAGGGAAAGACTGTAGGAATTGGGAAAGAGCAAGAAAGCGCTCGGATGGAGGCAAAATTGAGCGAATATAGACAACAAAGCCTTCACGATTCTGTCACGCCAACGTCACGGCCCTTCCTGAACGGAGACGAGGGGAAGTCACAGTGTTTACCTTTCGCCGCGTTCCGAAATTTTAGTTGCCATGGGTCGATGATGCAGGACATTTTCTGACCAATCGGTGGTCCGTCACACCTCCAAGCCGATCGACTTCATCTCCCACGTCTGCGCATTTGGCGCACGCAGGGTCAGTGTCTATTGTTTCTAGTCTAGTCCCGACATGGTGCTTTCCGCTGAACATCCACTGAGAGTGCGGGGATTCAAATGCTGTCCCCCAAAGTTCTAGGATCGAAAGACGAGCTTGGTCTGCCTAGTACACCGCCGTCATACTTCTCACCACTACGCTGGGATTCGTTACAGCGGCACACCAGGCATCCTCTCCCGTTACTGATAAGATTTGGCCACGGCTTTGCTTCGTTCCTACAATGCTATCGTGTATTAGTGGCATCCATTCTTAGTGGCGAGGGAGACTTGCTACGCCTAGTAGGATTGTTTCAAACAGTTTACATCGTCTCTCCAGCCCAGCGCAGAGTGACAATACGAGTCTCTTTGATGCTTGCAGATAACCGCTTCTGCAATCATGATCTTGTGTGGTATCGCACCCAGCGGCTGTCAAGCTGCTCTTCTCTACGATGACTGCACGGCCTCCGTAAACTCTCTCAAAGCTCTCACCTCTCATCTCTCATGCCAGTTCGTGTCAGTAGATGTCGTTCCCCGTTTTGCTACAGCGCAGGTCAGTCACTCATTCTCTAGGTCCTCGAGTAAGTCCAATAGCTGAGCTATGACAAGAAGGCCCGCATCTTCGATATACGACTGTCATCTGTACACTGTAGTAGCTACATTGGCTCCGACCTGAAGAGCTGACGAGACTACTACCACGAAGTGGGCACAAGCTCCCAGTTCTGTCCGGATCAACATTGCGCTGCTCGTGCAGCCAGCTCAATTTAATATTTTCAACGGTAATGATAGACAGAACAGATCAAAGAGCAGAGACACCACATAAAAGGCGATTGTTGAGGGCGCACCCACACCACTAAGCTGCTTGTGCCGTTCACCATGAGCTTGCTGCGAGCGGCTGCGTGGTTATGTAAAGTCATAACCAGCTCCCTTGTCCCACATTCTCTCACTGCCTTGCTAGATGCAGTGTTTCCACATACTAGTGGTACGGTCTCCTTCACGGCGTCCTCCTGGACTCATCTTGATCATACCGTTAGTCACCTTGGCTCAACGGCTTCAAATTGTGTGCGCTCTCTCTCACTTCACCTTCGATAGTCTCCAAGGCACAAGCGCCCTCTGCTTCGCACTCCGACCTTGCTGTCGCCGCTTTCCGCCAAGCTCTAGCACCAGGTCATAGCTCTCTCAGCGTACACAAACGACAGCGCTGCCTCTTCCCCACTTACCATCGAGCCTTTCTACGAGCCAGTCACCTCGACATCTGCCACTCTCAACTCCTATTCCAGTGGCACGACACTTTCCTCTTCTACTTCTGTTCATTATGTCTGACGCAGGCGAACCTGAAGCTCGCGCTCGTCCCGCTCCTCCTCCACTGACCGAAGAAGCTGCAGCTGCCCGCAAGGAGTTGCTCGCCCAGGATCTTGCGCGTGCGAAGGATGCCGGCTGGTATGTGTGATGAGCCGCGACACACTGAAGCAGTCACTGATAAGTGTAGGAACAACCCCATTCCCTTCAACTACGAGACTGTCATTGGTGGTGAAGCTGAGCCCGATCAAACTCGCGATGGCGTTCCCTGGCTATCCGACGCGGCCATCTACCAGTGGGACGATGAGTTTGGTGACGTTGGTGAGCCCAACCCGGAGTTGGAGAAGATGCTCTTCCAGGACGAGAACGTGCAGCGCGCCGGCAACGCAATCAAAGCGCTCTCGTACGAGGTTACGGTTGAGGGCCCCGAGAAGGTTCTCCCTGTCCGTGAGGTAGGTCATGCCACCTTCTGCTCAACCTATTTGTTCGTTGACTGTGCTCCAGTTCGATGATGCTGGTCTCCACCCCGTCATGCTTGAGAATGTCAAGCTCTGTCAGTACTCAGCACCCACACCCATTCAGTCTTACTGCATTCCCGCAGTCCTGACTGGGCACGATGTCGTTGCTATCGCTCAGACTGGTGTGTTTCATCAATGAAACCTGCTCGTCTCTTACTGATCGCATCCAGGATCTGGAAAGACCGCTGCCTTCCTGCTGCCCATCTTGTCAAAGCTCATGGGCAAGGCTCGTCAGCTTGCAGCCCCTCGTCCCAACCCGGCGCGCTACAACCCACTCACCGATCGTGTCCGCGCAGAGCCTCTGGTTCTCATCGTCTGCCCTACTCGAGAGTTGGCTTGCCAAATCTTTGACGAAGCTCGCCGTCTGTGCTACCGTACCATGCTGCGTCCTTGCGTTGTCTATGGTGGCGCTCCCACCCGCAACCAGCGTGAACAACTGGAGATGGGCTGCGATATTCTCGTCGCCACGCCCGGTCGCCTTATGGATTTCATGCAGAACCTCAACCTGTTGTCTTTCCGTCGTCTAAAGTAAGTCACACCTAGCTGACTGCTTGTATCGACTGAGGTGCATGGCCGCTGATACACAAACAGGTTCACCGTCATCGATGAGGCTGACGAGCTTCTTTCCTCTGGTTGGGAGGAGGCTATGGAGAAGCTCTTCTCTGGTTCTGGTACGTTGGCCTCTCTTCGGTGTACCACAGCTTGCTAATCATATACAGACGTCAACGCG
This region includes:
- a CDS encoding RNA helicase, with amino-acid sequence MSDAGEPEARARPAPPPLTEEAAAARKELLAQDLARAKDAGWNNPIPFNYETVIGGEAEPDQTRDGVPWLSDAAIYQWDDEFGDVGEPNPELEKMLFQDENVQRAGNAIKALSYEVTVEGPEKVLPVREFDDAGLHPVMLENVKLCQYSAPTPIQSYCIPAVLTGHDVVAIAQTGSGKTAAFLLPILSKLMGKARQLAAPRPNPARYNPLTDRVRAEPLVLIVCPTRELACQIFDEARRLCYRTMLRPCVVYGGAPTRNQREQLEMGCDILVATPGRLMDFMQNLNLLSFRRLKFTVIDEADELLSSGWEEAMEKLFSGSDVNADADHTYLMFSATFPKSARRLAKEYMDTDYLRIKVGRVGSTHQNITQTIVYVDESAKNQALFDLIFSSEPQRTLIFVNSKRKCDMVDDFLYNKGLPCTSIHSDRTQREREDALRSFRTARCPILVATGVTARGLDVANVKHIINYDLPSTQHDGITEYVHRIGRTARIGNEGMATSFFNDRNEDIGEDLVKILLESKQEVPDFLEQFKPEDPNVIEWRDGTDDESDDGLGGGFGADAGGFDAGAGFGGGDTEGFGGDAGGFGGGDGGFSGGAEDKIASW